Below is a genomic region from Blastocatellia bacterium.
TTCGCGAGGGAACGCCGATGTCAGAAGCGTTTGCCGCGCAAGGTGACGTCTTCCCGAAGTTGTACACGGCCTCGTTGCTGGCCGGTGAGAAATCGGGCAATCTGGACGGCGTGTTAACCCGGTATATCGCTTACACCAAGCAGGTGCTTTCGCTGAAGCGGAAAGTGCGCCAGGCGATGACCTATCCGGTTCTGCTCATTGTGGCGTTGATTGGGCTGGTCGGCGTAATGACGAGTTTTGTGATTCCGCGATTTGCCATCATCTACAGGGATTTTGGCACGGAGTTGCCGACGATCACCCAGATGGTGCTGGCCGCCGGCGAAGCCACACAACGGAATTTATACTGGCTGTTTCCGGCGTTGGTCGCTGCGATTGCTGCTTTGTTCATCTGGCGTCGGACCAGTCGTGGCCGTGAGCTGATTGACGGATTGCTGCTGAAGGTGCCGCTGGTGGGTCAAATCATTCGCGATGCCACCACAGCGCAGTTAGGCCGGAGTTTGGCCACGTTGTTGCAAGGCGGCGTGACGCTGGTTGAATCGTTTCGCATCGCCAACGAGACGATCACCAATCGCGCGCTGGCGCGACTGAGCGCGCCTGTTTTGCCGCGCATTCGCGAAGGGCAGTCTTTTTCTGAGAGCCTGGAGCAAGCCGGCTGGCTGTCGCCGTTGGCGATTGATATGGTTCGCGTCGGCGAGCGTTCAGGCAGTTTGAAAGAAATGCTGGAAGAGTTGGCCAGTTTCTACGACGCTGAACTGGAGCTGCAACTGAATCAGTTGACCGCGCTA
It encodes:
- a CDS encoding type II secretion system F family protein, which produces MATFICRLGTPMGEILTRTMDAASEDEVRLRLSREGYHIFSIKRERDVFRLWSGRPRRLKLEPFLHFNQQLAALIQAGLPILQAISLLAKRQTNPALRHVLKQIEARIREGTPMSEAFAAQGDVFPKLYTASLLAGEKSGNLDGVLTRYIAYTKQVLSLKRKVRQAMTYPVLLIVALIGLVGVMTSFVIPRFAIIYRDFGTELPTITQMVLAAGEATQRNLYWLFPALVAAIAALFIWRRTSRGRELIDGLLLKVPLVGQIIRDATTAQLGRSLATLLQGGVTLVESFRIANETITNRALARLSAPVLPRIREGQSFSESLEQAGWLSPLAIDMVRVGERSGSLKEMLEELASFYDAELELQLNQLTALIQPVVLILMAGLVVIVLLAMYLPLFSLLSSLGNV